Proteins found in one Candidatus Poribacteria bacterium genomic segment:
- a CDS encoding metallophosphoesterase family protein: MKKQLVFALSLLLLSAIAWAAFEPREEIIPFESEWTYYDYGNPDDITWKLGWKTIKTPVKIKLQDVNRVTSFYFRKQFEIPDPDEITSLLIEIRYTGGVIAYINGMEVLRRNLPENPDYSVFASPSGYPPYMTSMHGDEIQETFTGISPAVLRDGVNQIAVEIHLPKDEKVSELNFALRLAAGKGFHIIKGPYLQNLSRNSVTIMWETDLPSTSEVYYGPGLSVKDDTLKTIHEVTLNDLKSNTFYFYHVLSRVPKDRKLPKDVPPYVLSDVYSFKTAIEPGKSFRFVVYGDSRSNPEVHSKLAEFMKKASPAFLVNTGDLVSSGQYYGYWANQFFAPLEPLISHIPVWTVIGNHERSHVNYFNFFSLPGNEAWYSFDYGDVHFLIIDTEFDYSPGSDQYRFIVDDLSNCKAKWKLVAFHKPPYTAVRRRLPGNMKARKILDPLFEKYGVDMVFCGHDHNYVRSKPINGVVYVITGGGGAGLYEVMPAESLDWAEVAVTTHHLCVLEVKGDTLRLVAVNEDGNVIDKFSLYK, translated from the coding sequence GGAGATCATCCCGTTTGAAAGCGAATGGACGTATTACGACTACGGAAATCCCGATGACATAACCTGGAAGCTGGGGTGGAAGACGATCAAAACACCGGTGAAAATTAAGCTTCAAGACGTGAATCGAGTAACCAGCTTCTATTTCCGAAAGCAGTTCGAGATACCCGATCCGGATGAGATCACCTCGCTGTTGATCGAAATCAGATACACCGGCGGGGTGATCGCCTATATAAACGGGATGGAGGTCCTTAGGAGAAACCTTCCTGAAAACCCCGATTACTCCGTCTTCGCCTCGCCGAGCGGATATCCCCCGTATATGACCTCCATGCACGGCGATGAGATACAGGAGACGTTCACCGGCATTTCACCCGCCGTCCTACGGGACGGGGTTAATCAGATAGCGGTTGAGATCCACCTGCCGAAGGATGAGAAGGTTAGTGAGCTCAATTTCGCCTTGAGATTGGCAGCGGGAAAGGGATTCCATATCATTAAGGGACCGTATCTGCAGAACCTGTCGAGGAACTCAGTCACTATCATGTGGGAGACAGACCTCCCCAGCACCTCGGAGGTTTACTATGGGCCGGGGTTATCGGTCAAGGACGATACACTTAAAACCATCCACGAGGTTACCCTCAACGATCTCAAGTCGAACACGTTTTATTTTTATCACGTCCTATCGCGGGTACCTAAAGATAGGAAGCTTCCAAAGGATGTGCCGCCTTATGTCCTGAGCGACGTTTACAGCTTTAAAACCGCCATCGAACCGGGAAAATCCTTCAGGTTTGTGGTCTACGGCGACAGTCGAAGCAACCCCGAGGTTCATTCCAAGCTGGCGGAGTTTATGAAAAAGGCCTCACCCGCTTTCCTGGTAAACACTGGAGACCTGGTGTCAAGCGGCCAGTATTACGGGTATTGGGCAAATCAGTTCTTCGCTCCACTTGAGCCGCTTATCTCCCACATACCGGTTTGGACGGTGATCGGAAATCATGAGAGAAGCCACGTCAACTATTTCAACTTCTTCTCCCTGCCCGGCAACGAGGCGTGGTATTCCTTCGATTACGGCGACGTCCACTTCCTGATAATAGACACCGAATTCGATTACAGCCCTGGATCGGATCAATATCGATTTATAGTCGATGACCTATCGAATTGTAAGGCGAAATGGAAGCTCGTCGCCTTCCATAAGCCCCCATATACCGCCGTCAGGAGACGTCTTCCGGGAAACATGAAGGCGCGGAAGATATTGGACCCCCTCTTCGAGAAATACGGCGTGGATATGGTTTTCTGCGGACATGATCATAACTACGTCCGATCCAAGCCTATAAACGGGGTCGTCTATGTGATAACCGGCGGCGGGGGGGCAGGGTTATATGAGGTAATGCCCGCCGAGTCCTTAGATTGGGCGGAGGTTGCCGTAACCACCCATCATCTCTGCGTGCTGGAGGTAAAGGGCGACACGCTCAGGTTGGTGGCTGTGAACGAGGACGGAAATGTTATCGATAAGTTCAGCCTCTATAAATAA